The proteins below are encoded in one region of Oncorhynchus nerka isolate Pitt River linkage group LG15, Oner_Uvic_2.0, whole genome shotgun sequence:
- the LOC115142529 gene encoding UPF0669 protein C6orf120 homolog yields the protein MVLCSSLLAVAFLLSQTGGFLHSLEEDALPKEWVLLHVVQGHIGAGNYSYLRLNHDGKIILHMRSLKGDADLYVSDKTLRPSFDTYKLQSVTCGQDVVVVPGDFVRPVGIGIYGHPSHQESEFEMRVFYDQTSLQDPFDKRSYPSEEEGGKQRYAPEDDFEEEESIFWTILIGILKIILEILF from the coding sequence ATGGTGCTGTGCAGCAGCCTGCTGGCTGTGGCGTTCCTCCTGTCTCAGACTGGGGGGTTCCTGCACTCTTTGGAAGAGGATGCCCTTCCTAAGGAGTGGGTCCTGCTCCACGTGGTGCAGGGCCACATCGGGGCGGGGAACTACAGCTACCTGCGGCTCAACCACGACGGCAAGATCATCCTGCACATGCGCAGCCTCAAGGGGGACGCAGACCTGTACGTCTCAGACAAAACTCTGCGGCCCAGCTTCGACACCTACAAGCTGCAGTCGGTCACCTGCGGCCAGGACGTGGTCGTAGTGCCTGGAGACTTTGTGAGGCCCGTGGGGATTGGCATTTATGGCCACCCGTCGCACCAGGAGAGCGAGTTTGAGATGAGGGTGTTTTACGATCAGACTTCCCTCCAGGACCCGTTTGATAAAAGGTCGTACCCCTCTGAGGAGGAAGGGGGGAAGCAGAGATATGCTCCAGAGGATGACTTTGAGGAAGAGGAGTCCATCTTCTGGACTATTTTAATCGGGATTCTCAAGATTATACTTGAAATTTTGTTCTAA
- the LOC115143563 gene encoding cell division control protein 6 homolog, producing MPSTRSQAQPILQFPRCKSSRVDLKSTKSTSQTETQSLCSVESPKPQPLPEKIQLMPRSRRPVALKGITLCPRRTPRKPLSPRKRTGDENGCNLSANLLGSPPKQPCLNLASPRKLGFDENSPVLSQRSLLTPLSPKRQRLSHPRASPSRLHVTPSGSPSCPRSEKATVVGLFAEKSKFHSVKQALHTAVPERLLSREAERSSIRSFLEDKTLKASPASLYISGAPGTGKTACLNFVLQEMADELKEIQTVVINCMALRSSHAIFPLLAEKLGASGGHTDTKLQKLLTSTGPTVLLVLDEMDQLDSKAQDVLYTIFEWPYLPKSRLCLIGIANALDLTDRILPRLQALPRCRPQLLHFPPYSRQELAAIVQDRLRHVSGEGLLDASAVQFCARKVSAVSGDARKVLDICRRAVELVESDDRKAAAETTASRVSVPQVARVLSEVYGDRMSSSEGESFPIQQKLLVCCLLLLTRNGKNKEIPLGKLHEVYSRLCAKRQVGGMGQGECLSLCGLLESRGIFALKKAKEARLTKVSLKIEERDVENALKDRTLLGSILTAGLP from the exons ATGCCCAGCACACGTTCCCAGGCTCAGCCCATCCTCCAGTTCCCCAGATGCAAGTCCTCCAGGGTTGACTTAAAAAGCACCAAGAGCACATCCCAGACCGAGACCCAGTCCCTCTGCTCCGTGGAGTCTCCTAAACCGCAGCCCCTTCCAGAGAAGATCCAGCTAATGCCCCGCTCACGCAGGCCCGTGGCACTCAAAGGCATAACTCTGTGCCCAAGGCGGACTCCAAGAAAACCCCTCAGCCCTCGCAAACGCACAG GAGATGAAAATGGCTGTAACCTCAGTGCCAACCTACTGGGCTCTCCTCCCAAACAGCCCTGTCTTAACCTGGCCTCCCCCCGCAAGCTGGGCTTTGATGAGAACTCCCCCGTTCTATCCCAGAGGAGTCTACTGACCCCCCTGTCACCAAAACGGCAGCGCCTCTCCCACCCCAGGGCCTCCCCTAGCAGACTCCATGTGACTCCCAGTGGGAGCCCATCATGTCCCCGATCAGAGAAGGCCACTGTGGTCGGCCTCTTTGCTGAAA aGTCTAAGTTCCATAGTGTGAAGCAGGCCCTCCACACGGCTGTCCCAGAGCGCCTGCTATCCCGGGAGGCTGAGAGGTCCTCAATCCGCTCCTTCCTGGAGGACAAGACCCTAAAGGCCAGCCCAGCCAGCCTCTACATCTCTGGAGCCCCCGGCACTGGCAAGACCGCTTGCCTCAACTTTGTGTTGCAGGAGATGGCG GATGAATTGAAGGAGATTCAGACAGTGGTGATCAACTGTATGGCTCTGCGTAGCTCCCACGCCATCTTCCCCCTGCTGGCAGAGAAACTGGGGGCCTCTGGGGGCCACACTGACACCAAGTTGCAGAAACTGCTGACCAGCACGGGGCCTACTGT tcTTCTAGTCCTGGATGAAATGGACCAGTTGGACAGCAAGGCCCAAGATGTTCTCTACACCATCTTTGAGTGGCCGTACCTGCCCAAGTCCCGTCTCTGTCTCATTG GTATCGCCAACGCTCTGGACCTGACGGACAGGATCCTCCCCAGGCTCCAGGCCCTGCCTCGTTGTCGGCCCCAGCTGTTACACTTCCCTCCCTACAGCCGCCAGGAGCTCGCCGCCATCGTACAGGACAGACTCAGACATGTGTCCGGAGAGGGGTTACTAGACGCATCGGCCGTGCAGTTTTGTGCCAGGAAGGTGTCTGCTGTGTCGGGAGACGCACGCAAAGTTCTGGATATCTGCCG GAGAGCTGTAGAGCTTGTGGAATCTGACGACAGAAAGGCAGCAGCAGAAACGACAGCGTCTCGTGTGAGCGTGCCCCAGGTGGCCAGGGTGCTGTCGGAGGTGTACGGGGACCGCATGTCCTCGTCAGAGGGAGAGAGCTTCCCCATCCAGCAGAAACTCCTGGTCTGCTGTCTGCTACTGCTTACCCGCAACGGCAAGAACAAGGAGATCCCACTGGGCAAG ctCCATGAGGTGTACAGCCGTCTGTGTGCCAAGAGACAGGTGGGCGGCATGGGCCAGGGCGAGTGCCTCTCCCTCTGCGGTCTGCTGGAGAGCCGGGGCATCTTTGCCCTGAAAAAAGCCAAGGAGGCTCGCCTCACCAAGGTTTCTCTGAAGATTGAGGAGAGGGATGTGGAGAATGCTCTGAAGGATCGCACCCTGCTGGGCAGTATCCTGACTGCTGGCCTACCATGA